A genomic region of Mugil cephalus isolate CIBA_MC_2020 chromosome 5, CIBA_Mcephalus_1.1, whole genome shotgun sequence contains the following coding sequences:
- the etf1a gene encoding eukaryotic peptide chain release factor subunit 1-like → MADDPSAADRNVEIWKIKKLIKSLEAARGNGTSMISLIIPPKDQISRVAKMLADEFGTASNIKSRVNRLSVLGAITSVQQRLKLYNKVPPNGLVVYCGTIVTEEGKEKKVNIDFEPFKPINTSLYLCDNKFHTEALTALLSDDSKFGFIVIDGSGALFGTLQGNTREVLHKFTVDLPKKHGRGGQSALRFARLRMEKRHNYVRKVAETAVQLFVSNDKVNVAGMVLAGSADFKTELSQSDMFDPRLQAKVLKLVDISYGGENGFNQAIELSAEVLSNVKFIQEKKLIGRYFDEISQDTGKYCFGVEDTLKALEMGAVEILIVYENLDTMRYILRVHGAESNGAENDEKTLYLTPEQEKDKSHFTDKETGQEHELIESMPLLEWFANNYKKFGATLEIVTDKSQEGSQFVKGFGGIGGILRYRVDFQGMEYQGEDDEFFDLDDY, encoded by the exons ATGGCGGACGACCCCAGCGCGGCGGACAGGAACGTGGAGATATGGAAAATCAAGAAGCTgatcaaaagtttggaagctGCCCGTGG TAATGGAACCAGTATGATCTCACTGATCATCCCTCCAAAGGACCAGATATCCAGAGTGGCCAAAATGTTGGCTGATGAGTTTGGCACCGCTTCCAACATCAAGAGTCGAGTCAACAGGCTCTCTGTACTCGGGGCCATCACCTCTGTACAGCAAAGACTAAAACTCTACAACAAAG TGCCACCCAATGGTTTGGTTGTTTATTGTGGCACCATTGTAACCGAGGAAGGCAAAGAGAAGAAAGTCAATATCGACTTTGAGCCTTTTAAGCCAATCAACACCTCCCTGTACCTCTGCGACAATAAGTTCCACACTGAG GCAttgacagctctgctctctGACGACAGTAAGTTTGGCTTTATTGTGATCGACGGTAGTGGGGCACTGTTTGGCACGCTGCAGGGCAACACCAGGGAGGTGCTGCACAAGTTCACTGTGGACCTACCCAAGAAGCACG GCAGAGGTGGACAGTCTGCTCTTCGTTTTGCTCGTCTGAGAATGGAGAAGAGACATAACTATGTGAGAAAAGTAGCTGAGACAGCTGTCCAGCTCTTCGTGTCCAACGACAAAGTCAATGTGGCAGGAATGGTCTTGGCTGGTTCTGCTGACTTCAAGACTGAACTCAGCCAGTCAGACATGTTTGACCCG AGGTTACAAGCCAAGGTTCTGAAGTTGGTGGACATCTCCTACGGAGGAGAGAATGGTTTCAACCAGGCCATCGAGCTCTCAGCGGAGGTTCTCTCAAATGTCAAGTTCATCCAGGAAAAGAAACTCATAG gGCGGTACTTTGATGAGATCAGCCAGGACACAGGGAAGTACTGCTTTGGTGTGGAGGACACACTCAAAGCCCTGGAAATGGGAGCAGTGGAGATCCTCATAGTCTATGAGAATTTAGACACCATGCGTTATATTCTCCGTGTGCATGGGGCCGAGAGCAATGGAGCAGAAAATG ATGAGAAGACTTTGTACTTGACGCCAGAGCAGGAGAAAGACAAGTCTCACTTCACAGACAAGGAG ACGGGGCAGGAACACGAGCTGATCGAGAGCATGCCACTGCTGGAGTGGTTTGCAAACAACTACAAGAAATTTGGAGCCACGCTGGAGATAGTAACAGACAAGAGCCAGGAGGGGTCCCAGTTTGTCAAGGGCTTCGGAGGCATTGGGG GTATCTTGCGGTACAGGGTGGATTTCCAGGGCATGGAGTACCAAGGAGAGGACGATGAGTTCTTTGATTTGGATGACTACTAG